In a single window of the Cucumis melo cultivar AY chromosome 11, USDA_Cmelo_AY_1.0, whole genome shotgun sequence genome:
- the LOC103501907 gene encoding NEDD8-specific protease 1, producing MGKFEGDEKILSYNDVVLRKSDLEILSGPYFLNDRIIEFYFSYLSTTHPSNDILLSPPSIAFWIMNCPDVESLNGFLEPLNLRHKKLVIFPVNDNSDVSKPEGGNHWSLLAFYREANIFVHHDSNKGMNKYDAKRLYKAVARFMNDGSNSTSNPSYMECVESPQQVNGYDCGVYVTAIARSICKWYEERREVEKDGLWFSAVVEEISPLLVANMRKEILGLIRSLMAVKEYQPATK from the coding sequence ATGGGGAAGTTTGAAGGAGATGAGAAAATCCTAAGCTACAACGATGTTGTACTCAGAAAATCCGACTTGGAGATCCTTAGCGGGCCATACTTTCTGAACGATCGAATCATCGAGTTCTATTTTAGCTATCTAAGCACTACCCATCCTTCCAACGACATTCTTCTATCTCCACCTTCAATTGCTTTTTGGATAATGAACTGCCCCGATGTCGAAAGTCTCAATGGTTTCCTAGAACCTCTCAATCTACGCCACAAGAAGCTCGTAATCTTCCCTGTCAACGACAACAGTGACGTTAGTAAACCTGAAGGTGGAAACCACTGGAGTCTTCTTGCATTTTACAGAGAAGCAAACATATTTGTTCATCATGATAGCAATAAAGGAATGAACAAGTACGATGCCAAGCGACTCTACAAAGCTGTGGCTAGATTTATGAATGATGGCTCGAATTCAACATCAAATCCAAGTTACATGGAATGCGTCGAGTCTCCACAACAAGTAAATGGATACGATTGTGGTGTGTATGTTACAGCTATAGCAAGAAGCATATGCAAGTGGTATGAGGAAAGGAGAGAAGTTGAGAAAGATGGGTTGTGGTTTTCAGCTGTGGTGGAGGAGATTAGTCCATTATTGGTTGCTAATATGCGTAAAGAAATTTTGGGGCTAATAAGAAGTTTAATGGCTGTGAAGGAATATCAACCGGCTACTAAATAA